One window from the genome of Vidua chalybeata isolate OUT-0048 chromosome 3, bVidCha1 merged haplotype, whole genome shotgun sequence encodes:
- the LBH gene encoding protein LBH isoform X2: MTEVMMNTPAMDEIGLSPRKDGLSYQIFPDPSDFDRYCKLKDRLPSIVVEPTEGDVESGELRWPPEEFLVQEEDEEEEEENCEDAKKDNKEQ, from the exons ATGACTGAAGTGATGATGAACACCCCAGCCATGGATGAGATCGGACTAAGCCCCCGCAAGGATGGGCTGTCGTATCAG ATCTTCCCTGACCCCTCAGACTTTGATCGTTACTGCAAGCTGAAGGACCGCCTGCCCTCCATCGTGGTGGAGCCCACAGAGGGTGATGTGGAGAGTGGGGAGCTGAGATGGCCGCCCGAAGAGTTCCTtgtgcaggaggaggatgaggaggaggaggaagaaaactgTGAAGATGCAAAGAAGGACAACAAGGAGCAATAA
- the LBH gene encoding protein LBH isoform X1 has product MSVLCPLPCSDYLRSAEMTEVMMNTPAMDEIGLSPRKDGLSYQIFPDPSDFDRYCKLKDRLPSIVVEPTEGDVESGELRWPPEEFLVQEEDEEEEEENCEDAKKDNKEQ; this is encoded by the exons ATGTctgtgctgtgtcccctgccctg CTCTGATTATCTGAGATCCGCTGAAATGACTGAAGTGATGATGAACACCCCAGCCATGGATGAGATCGGACTAAGCCCCCGCAAGGATGGGCTGTCGTATCAG ATCTTCCCTGACCCCTCAGACTTTGATCGTTACTGCAAGCTGAAGGACCGCCTGCCCTCCATCGTGGTGGAGCCCACAGAGGGTGATGTGGAGAGTGGGGAGCTGAGATGGCCGCCCGAAGAGTTCCTtgtgcaggaggaggatgaggaggaggaggaagaaaactgTGAAGATGCAAAGAAGGACAACAAGGAGCAATAA